In Komagataeibacter sucrofermentans DSM 15973, the genomic window GATTGCACCGCTTCCTGCCTGCCTTGATGGGGCAGCGCGGGGTGCCGCTGGCGTGCATGCCTGTGCATCATCGTAACCGGCTGCATGGGTCCTCCAAATACACCAATCTCAACCGGGCGATTGTTGGCATCCGCGATATACTGGGTGTCATGTGGCTCAATAACCGCGCCAGGATACCGAAACGCGTTACTGAACGCTGAAGGGACCGTGCCATGACGCGCCTGACACTGCGCCACTATATTTTTGTGGCGCTGTCCGTGTTTGTCCTGTTCCTGCCCGGGCGGGCCTCGCTGCCGCCGCTGGACCGTGACGAACCCCGCTACATGGAAGCGACGGCCCAGATGCTGCATAGCGGCAATTATGTCGATGTGCGGTTTCTTGACCAGCCCCGCTACCTTCAGCCCGCAGGCATTTACTGGCTGGAGGCTGCCGCCGTTAGTCTGACCGGCATGCAGGACCGTCATGCCACGTGGCCCTACCGTATTCCCTCGCTACTGGCTGTAACGGCTGCCGCCGTGCTGACGGCATGGATTGGTGCCGCCCTGTTCGGGCCGCAATGTGGCCTGCTGGCGGCGGCCCTGCTGGCGGTCTCGGTGTTGATGACAGCCGAAGGCCGCATGGCCACGATCGATACCACCTTGCTTCTGTTCGTGCTGCTGGCGCAATGCGGGCTGTTGCGGGCCTATCTCGACCGCGAGCGCGATCTGGCCACGCCGCTGGCCGCAGCCCTGTTATACTGGATCGCGCTGGGGTGCGGGCTCATGCTCAAGGGGCCGGTGGTGCTGATTCCCGGTTTTGGCACGCCGCTGGCCCTGGCGCTGGTGGAGCGGCGCATTGACTGGTGGCGTCGCCTGCACCCGGCCTGGGGCTGGCTGCTCATGCTGGCCATCGTGCTGCCGTGGTGCATTGCCATCGGGGTCATCAGCCATGGTGATTTCTTCTCACGCGCGGTGGGGCGCAATTTTCTGGGCAAGGTGGCAAGCGGTCAGGAAACGCATGGCTTGCCGCCGGGCTATCATCTGGCCGTGTTCGCGCTGGCCTTCTGGCCCGGTTCGCTTTTTGCCGCCATGAGCCTGCCCTTTGTGTGGGTGCAGCGTTTTCAGCCGCATGTGCGCTACCTGCTGTGCTGGATCGTGCCGCACTGGCTGGTGTTCGAGGCCATTGCGACCAAACTGCCGCATTATGTGCTGCCGACCTATCCGGCCATCGCCATCCTGACGGCAGCCGCAGTGGTCTCTTTTCCCACGGAGTGGGCATGGCCGCGCGCCTTGTGGGCACGCGGGCTGCTCGCGGCCTATGCGCTGATCTGGTTTACGGTTGGTTCCGTGCTGGCCTTTGCCGGGCCGGTACTGCTGTGGCGCATGGAAGGCACGCTGTCACCCGCCGCCATGCTGATCCCGCTAGGGGCGCTGCCGGTGCTGGGGTTGTCGGCCTATCTCATCTTGCATCGCGAGGTGATGCGGGCGGTCATGGCGGCGGTTGCCGCAGCGGTCATCATTCATGTCGGGCTGTTTACAACCGTCATTCCACGCCTGCAGACCATATGGCTCAGCCCTCGCCTGGCCGCCATGGTGGATGACCACCGCCGCTGCGGGCGCGAAAGCATTGTGGTCTCGACATCGGATTCCGAACCTAGCCTTGTCTTTTTGCTCGGTGAAAACACCCGGTTGATCACTCCTGCGGCGGCGGCTGATTTCCTGCAGCAGAACCAGAAATGCGGCATGGTGCTGGTAGGCGCGCGTGAGCTTGCGGCATTCAGCACCCGCGCGCTACAAGATGGCCTGAACCTACATGAACTCGGGCAGCAGATGGGGCTGAACTATTCAACCGGCAAGCATCTGGAAATCGGGCTGTATGTGGTGGTGCCGCCTACGGCACCGTAATAGATAAAAGTTTTTGGATGCCGCCTTATTTTAAAAAGGTGGCGTTCTTTCAAAGTTGTTTGAAAAAAGCTTCTTTATAAAA contains:
- a CDS encoding glycosyltransferase family 39 protein, translated to MTRLTLRHYIFVALSVFVLFLPGRASLPPLDRDEPRYMEATAQMLHSGNYVDVRFLDQPRYLQPAGIYWLEAAAVSLTGMQDRHATWPYRIPSLLAVTAAAVLTAWIGAALFGPQCGLLAAALLAVSVLMTAEGRMATIDTTLLLFVLLAQCGLLRAYLDRERDLATPLAAALLYWIALGCGLMLKGPVVLIPGFGTPLALALVERRIDWWRRLHPAWGWLLMLAIVLPWCIAIGVISHGDFFSRAVGRNFLGKVASGQETHGLPPGYHLAVFALAFWPGSLFAAMSLPFVWVQRFQPHVRYLLCWIVPHWLVFEAIATKLPHYVLPTYPAIAILTAAAVVSFPTEWAWPRALWARGLLAAYALIWFTVGSVLAFAGPVLLWRMEGTLSPAAMLIPLGALPVLGLSAYLILHREVMRAVMAAVAAAVIIHVGLFTTVIPRLQTIWLSPRLAAMVDDHRRCGRESIVVSTSDSEPSLVFLLGENTRLITPAAAADFLQQNQKCGMVLVGARELAAFSTRALQDGLNLHELGQQMGLNYSTGKHLEIGLYVVVPPTAP